Proteins co-encoded in one Amaranthus tricolor cultivar Red isolate AtriRed21 chromosome 7, ASM2621246v1, whole genome shotgun sequence genomic window:
- the LOC130818493 gene encoding uncharacterized protein LOC130818493: MAQQLDSRQTNTIIEPAQNPSSVYYLHPSNSASSKLVSIVFDGTCYIDWKRSMITILDAKNKISFTDGSLPKPAVGSSDERAWHRCNNMVTGWIIASLERHIAKSIMYFKTAFEIWKDLEARFGNPSTSQIYRLQQLITVFQEPNMSVAEYFTRGKSL, from the coding sequence aTGGCACAACAACTTGATTCAAGGCAAACCAACACCATTATTGAACCCGCCCAAAACCCAAGTAGTGTCTATTATTTGCATCCTTCGAACTCCGCTAGTTCAAAACTGGTTTCCATAGTCTTTGATGGCACATGTTATATTGATTGGAAGAGATCGATGATCACAATTCTCGacgcaaaaaataaaatttcctttACTGATGGAAGTCTCCCTAAACCCGCTGTAGGATCCAGTGATGAACGAGCATGGCACCGGTGTAATAACATGGTCACCGGGTGGATTATTGCCTCGTTAGAACGACACATCGCCAAGAGCATCATGTATTTCAAAACCGCTTTTGAAATTTGGAAGGATCTTGAGGCAAGATTTGGGAACCCCTCTACGTCTCAGATTTACCGGTTACAACAACTCATTACTGTTTTTCAAGAACCAAACATGAGTGTTGCTGAATACTTCACTAGAGGGAAATCTTTATAG